A segment of the Triticum urartu cultivar G1812 chromosome 1, Tu2.1, whole genome shotgun sequence genome:
cataaagatcgatatactggaaggctatattcggacatcagaaaggttccgagtgattcgaaTATTTTTTGGGAGTACTGGAGAGTTgagggaattcgtattgggctttaatgggccatacgggaaaggtgagaaaggcctcaagggtggccgcgccccttccccatggactggtccacattggactagggaaagggggctcccccttccttccttctccttctcccttccctttttcctattccatgtaggaggtgaaatcctactaggactagggagtcctagtaggactccacactttgggcacgtcctatgagggccggcctcctcctccctccatcctttatatacgtggccaggggacaccccatagacacacaagttgatcattgatcttttagccctgtgcggtgcccccctccaccataatccacctcggtcatatcatagcggtacttaggcgaatccctgttccggtagcatcatcactaccatcatcacgccatcgtgctgacgaagctctccatCCACACTCTattggatcgtgagttcatgggacgtcaccgagccgaacgtgtgcagatcacggaggtgccgtactttcggtactaggatcggtcgatcgtgaagacgtacgactacatcaaccgcgttgccataaagcttctgcttacggtctacgagggtacgtgcaaaacactctcccctcttgttgctatgcatcaccatgatcttgcgtgtgcgtaggaaaattttgaaattactgcgttccccaacagtggtatcggAGCCAGGtatatgcgtagatgttatatgcatgagtagaacacaaaggagttgtgggcatgggtatatacatattgctttccATCACTAGTTTATTCTTGATttggtggtattgttggatgaagcggcttagaccgacattacgcgtacgcttacgctagactggttctaccgacgtgcttcccacacaggtggctagtgggtgtctgtttctccaactttagttatatcggattcaatgaacagggttctttctgaagatcaaaaagcaatcactataccgcattatGTTTTTTTGATGcttaggtaagaacggttcttactcaGCCCGTAGAGGCCACGTAAAACATggaacaacaaagtagaggacgtctaacttgtttttgcagggcatgttgtgatgtgatatggtcaaaacgtgatgaaatataaattgttgtatgagatgatcatgttttgttaaagttatcggctactggcaggagccttatggttgtctctttattgcataagatgcaagcgccatataattgctttactttatcgctatgcgatagcaatagttgcaaaagcaatagttggttAGACGACCATGTGTCAACAAGTTGATAGatatcaagatgatggagatcatggtatCATGCCAGTGAcaatagagatcatgacggtgttttggagatggagatcaaaggcacaagatgatgatggcaatatcatgtcacatattttgattgcatgtgatgtttatcctttatgtatcttattttgcttagttcggcggtagcattataagatgatctctcactaaatttcaaggtataagtgttctccctgagtatgcaccattgtgacagttcgtcgtgccgagacaccacatgatgatcgggtgtgataagctctacgttcgcatacaacgggtacaagccagttttgcacacgcggaatactcgggttaaacttgatgagcctagcatatgcagatatggcctccgAACACTGGAggctgaaaggtcgagcgtgaatcatacagtagatatgatcaacatagtgatgttcaccattgaaaactactccatctcacgtgatgatcggacatggtttagttgatttggatcaggtgatcatttagatgactagagggatgttgtaacatcccaaaattctcaattttggaatgttatattaaataaatagattttgattgtggtgtggttgcttgtgtgaaattgagtgaaagtCGAAAGTTTTTGAAATTTAAATGAGAgcgaataaaatgactttcctaTAACTTTCACTTTGcgttctgatctccatgaattcaaatttatctcatcacaaaaccctagagagaagatgacatgacttcttccatttaaataaatgaaaagggtttttgaaaatatttgaaatTTATTTGGAAATATTTGAAATTCAGAAGCTTTAAGCAACTCCATGATTTtcaagagagaagataaaatgacttcttcaaaacatatgaaatatgagttggaagtttaaaaataatcaaatttaaagtccctttgaaattattctaattttggagttatttgaattttattcaaattatttttctccaaagataaaatgacttcttcaaaacatatgaaatatatGGAGTTATTTGATGAGCCTAGCTCCgtccgccaccgccccggccGCTCCACCGTTCTTTGATGGCGCCGAAGAAGACGCCGAAGGGCAAGTCGGGCTTCTTCGGCATGAGGCAGAAGCCGTCCGGTAACTGGGGTGCGGAGTTCTTCGACGCCGGAAGGCATTGGTGGATCGGCACGTACCCGTCCGCGCACGAGGCTGCACATGCCTACGACATGGCGGTGTGGCATGCCGAGAGGGCTCGGTCGCACCTTAACTTCCCAGAGATCGAGAGTCGGGCGGAAGCGGAGATGCTTGTGCCGCAGGGCATCAACATGAAGGAGAtcacgacgaagaagaagaagaccaagaagacgAAGAAGCTGCCGGTTGTCGTCAGTGCTGGCGAGACCGACGAGGAGGTGATGGCAAGTTTTGCTCGGGAGCATCCGGAGTACGTCCAGGCCGAGCTGGAGTACTATTGAAAGTGTTAGGCGAAGCAGAAGAAGAATGGGCCGAAGAAGGAGGACAATGTCGGTCCCTCGACGGTGATCCCTATCGAGTCCTCTTCCGAGGAGGACTGGGCAGACTTCtcggtcgaggaggaggaggatgggtgCGATGAACCGACGAAGGAGGAGTTCTGGGCGCAGTTCCGCAGCCCTCACGATGAGGAGTAGTTTATCTAGTAGTTTGAATAAGTAGTAGTTGAAGTTCATGTATGAAACTATGTTGAATTTGATGTTTGAACTATGTTGAATGGACTAGTAGTATGTTGTTTTAAGAAATTTTACATCTTCATTTTGGACCATCTATTGGAGTTGCTCTTTTGGACTATCAATTTGGACCATTTGTAGGAGTTCAGCATTTTCGGAGCGCCAAAACGCAATTTTTGATGGTCCAAATTTTACATCTCCGGTTTTGGACCGCCAAATTTTGGaccatctattggagatgctcttataaaggtatctttcttcgTTTTTTATACTTCCGTAAtttattatttctagactagtacggtagaataattagattatcaattagtctttGTATTTATATATTAGACCTAGAATTCTTTTAGCCGTAGCtattttttcttccgtaaaacaacttggccctgattttcaaatagccataactttttactcattcatccaaattagatgaaaccagcgcctatagttttgtcttattttcacctatccagtgaacctgtcacatcaactttttgaaattttcaaatttcaaaatttgttcagattcatattcaaacttcttttgatcataacttgagtttcgtaactccgatttagttgattctttttgcttattgaagctcttgacctaaattttatgataaggccaaattcactcaattttggtattgttagaaattgttttctgtTGCAAGAGTTAATTTCTTGTTTTTGAAGTTTTCTGAAGTATTTTCTTTGATTCTTTTgcatgagtgcttatgtatgcaattgcttgctcataatagattgaacggagtgtgacgagtagaactatcaggagttatgagtgagaatcatcttcatcaacagtacgaGGCAAGTTCaaactttgatcatacttttcatacccagttttcaTGCATTACTTTTACCCTCAAACATTGTAtcagtaggattgataacatgtgggtattgggaagtagttgatgaggtaggaacctattgtcttgcATTCAACCCCTGGGTACTActatgttatgcttatactgctatgctatgctcatagacgtgaattggttgagtgtatccatgacagatgtgagagttgtTAATTAAGGTCTAACTTAatgtggctactttaatacacatctgggtggattggttggggcaccctggagcacccagtggtttgcTCGGGCACTtggagaacccagtgcttgcccaaggggatcccggagtacccatgtgatcaccctatggaatgccacccaggctcaaagggatcataagattattcatgctagaaacttccgtgtgcagccacaagccattatgggctctggcatagttgagtaagttgtgggaatcctttccatgatgggctagcatatgtatgggattgtaggtgtaccggcctatctattcgttaaggggacctcttcggaaagactgtgtctcggtcatccgtttctcaaacatcaaacagtgcgagaaatacaacggaggagatcgagtcttgtggggaaaagtgtgcaaagctctgcagagtgtataaactaatcatgattagccgtgtccccggttatggacatcttgagtatctggtacttgaattattggtttgatctcatcactttccttaattaatttgttggattatgcttattattttgggattgagttggaggaaccttctcaataatttcaaccaacttggtacttaaataaaatatatattcctttgttgtagggaaaaattagctttatgcaaaaatttAACCATCGAGcctccactagccaaatatgcatgtactgatagctattattcatcattcttctatggtgtgaatttgccagtacattcaatgtactgacctacatggctgcaacgtctcatgttgcaggattcttatgacgagtaagtgttacgttagggttacgatgtctacactcaactttgctgttggtgttgatgggaatccataACATTGTTGTTaattccgctatttggattgagataatagtatttacgttactttacatatgtgatttacctctgttataaatcctcgagtgttgtgtgtgtcagcataccgatccagggatgcaacttaagcacagagacttgatccatttgggtcaAGTCGCTacagatgtctatctaagtgggagttcttaagtaatatgattaattgaactttaatttatcatgaacttagtcctgatagtatttgcataactatgttgtagatcaatagctcgtgatgtagcttcccatttatttttgatatgttcctagagaaaaactatgttgaaagatgatagtagcaatgatgcggactaggtctgtgatttgaggattatccacattgctgcacagaagaattatgtccttgatgcaccgctaggttacggacctattgcaggagcagatacagacgttatgaacatttgataaagctcggtatgatggctacttgatagtttagcgcaccatgctttacggcttagaaccgggacttcaaaaacatttttaacgccacagagcatataacatgttctaagagttgaaattggtatttcatactcatgcccgtgtcgagaggtagaaAACTATGatagtactttgcctacaagatggaggagaatagctcaactagtgagcatgtgctcagattgtctgggtactacaattgcttgaatcaagtgggagttaatcttccagataagatagtaattgacaaagttctctagtcactatcaccaagttactagaacttagtgatgaagtataatatgcaagggataacgaaagtAATTCctaagctcttcgcgatgctgaaatcggcgaaggtagaaatcaagaaatagcatcaagtgttgatggttaacaagaccactactttcaagaaaaagggcaaagggaaagaaagaggaacttcaaagaagaatagcaagcaagttgttgctcccatgaagaagctcaaagctagacccaagcctggaactgagtgcttctactgcaaaggaaatggtcactggaagtggaactgcccaagatacttggcggataagaaggatggcaaagtgaacaaaagtatatatttgatatacatgttattgatgtctactttactagtgtttgtttataacaacacctcagtatttgatactggttcagttactaagagtagtaactcgaaatgggagttgcaaaataaacatagactagttaagggcgaggtgatgatgtgagttggtaGTGATTCCatggttgataagatcaccatcgcacactccctttaccttcaggattagtgtcgaacctaaaataaatgttatttggtgtttgcatagagcataatatgattggatcatgtttattgcaatacagttattcatttaagtcaaggataattgttattctgtttacatgaataaaaccttctgagttcatacacccaaggtgaatggtttattgaatatcaatcatagtaatacacatattcataatattgaagccaaaagatgcaaagttaataatgatattgcaacttatatgtggcactgacgtttaggtcatattggtgtaaagcgcatgaagaaactccatgctgatgggcttttggaatcacttgattatgaatcattcgatgcttgcgaaccatgcctcgtgggcaagatgactaaaactccattctccagaacaacggagcaagcaactgacttactggaaataatacatactgatgtatgcaatccgatgagtgttgaggctcgcggcgggtatcgttattttctgatcttcacagatgatttgagcagatatgggtttatctacttgatgaaacataagtctgaaacatttgaaaagttcaaagaatttcagagtgaagtggaaaattatcgtaacaagaaaataaagtttctccgatctaatcgtggaggagaatatttgagttacgagtttggtcttcatttgaaacaatgcaaaatagtttcacaactcacgccacttggaacaccacagcgtaatggtgtgtccgaacgtcataaccgtactttattatatatggtgcaatctatgatgtctcttaccgatttatcactatcattttggggttatgcattggAGTCAACTGCATTCatattaaatagggcaccatctaaatccgttgagatgacaccatatgaactgtggtttagcaagaaacctaagatatcatttcttaaagtttggggctatgatgcttatgtgaaaaacttttaacctgataagctcgaacccaaaggaaactgttgggtacaccttctatcacagatctgaaggcaagatatttgtttctaagaatggatctgttctagagaagaagtttctctcgaaagaagtgattgGGAGGAATATAAAACTTGATCAGGTAATTgcaccttctcccgaattggaaagtagttcatcacagaaatcagttctagtgattcctacaccaattagtgaggaagttaatgatgatgatcatgaaacttcagatcaagttaccaccgaacctcataggtcaaccagaatatgttccgcaccagagtggtatggtaatcctattctggaggtcatgttacttgaccatgatgaacctacgaactatgaggaagcgatgatgagcccagattccgcgaaatggcatgaagccatgaaatctgagatgagatccatgtattagaacaaagtatggactttgattgacttgcccgttgatcggtgagccattaagaataaatgaattttcaagaggaagatggacactgatagtagtgttactatctacaaagcttgaattttcgcaaaaggttttcgacaagttcaagatgttgactatgatgagattttctcactcatagcgatgcttaagtctgtctaaatcatgttagcaattgccccattttatgaaatctggcaaatggatgtcagaACTTCTTTCCTTAATGggtttcttaaagaagagttgtatatgatgcaacaagaaggttttgccaatcctaaaggtgctaacaaagtgcgcaagctccagcgatccatctatggactggtggaagcatcttagagttggaatatataatttgataaagtgatcaaagcatatggttttatatagacttgtgatgaagcctgtatttacaagaaagtgagtgggagcactacaacatttatgataagtatatgtgaatgacatattgttgatcagaaataatgtataatttttcggaaagcataaaggagtgtttgaaaagagttttggaaagaaagacctcgatgaagctacatacatattaagcatcaagatctatagagatagattaagacgcttgatatattttcaatgagtacataccttgacaagattttgaagtagttcaaaatggaaaagtcaaagaaggagttcttgcctgtgttgtaaggtgtgaagttgagtaaagactcaaaacccgaccacggcagaaaatagaaagagaatgaaaagtcattccctatgcctcagtcataggttctataaagtatgctatgctatgtaccagacctattgtgtacttcaccataag
Coding sequences within it:
- the LOC125534927 gene encoding LOW QUALITY PROTEIN: ethylene-responsive transcription factor ERF084-like (The sequence of the model RefSeq protein was modified relative to this genomic sequence to represent the inferred CDS: substituted 2 bases at 2 genomic stop codons), which codes for MAPKKTPKGKSGFFGMRQKPSGNWGAEFFDAGRHWWIGTYPSAHEAAHAYDMAVWHAERARSHLNFPEIESRAEAEMLVPQGINMKEITTKKKKTKKTKKLPVVVSAGETDEEVMASFAREHPEYVQAELEYYXKCXAKQKKNGPKKEDNVGPSTVIPIESSSEEDWADFSVEEEEDGCDEPTKEEFWAQFRSPHDEE